The Phoenix dactylifera cultivar Barhee BC4 chromosome 15, palm_55x_up_171113_PBpolish2nd_filt_p, whole genome shotgun sequence genome contains a region encoding:
- the LOC103704297 gene encoding BTB/POZ domain-containing protein At1g63850-like isoform X3, which translates to MSLRKRKRVGSSGRLSSSDGTLTEESSPSQPSPPLHPASSLGGFNDPATADVLLLLQPDDPDSFQSLELHLHSAALRRSRYFSALLSDRWHHPDPGGDGIRQLFLKISPAGDLRCPPFDAYVAVLRLLHTLDFAGAIRSVADALEMLPVALELLFDDCVRACVRFLEAVPWTEEEEEGILSVIPFLREEESRDLLARVSPKAAAGDWNCTSEGMLCGLIHSAIHGHPNVATVKAFVAKLLRDYSSRDSVRRVLDQAFLLGLDTVKELLGKYARPDFRMAGDNDEREAIQRLNLHATMVNVKHLHWLVERMIELRVADTAVKEWSEQTALAADLQKTFRDDAWKNIAPGLPTLVARCTCRLANSVASGSTLAPGQC; encoded by the coding sequence ATGTCACTTCGGAAACGGAAGCGTGTTGGGAGCAGCGGACGCCTCTCCTCCTCCGACGGAACCCTAACGGAAGAGTCCTCCCCCTCCCAGCCGTCGCCCCCCCTCCACCCCGCCTCCAGCCTTGGCGGCTTCAACGACCCGGCCACCGCcgacgtcctcctcctcctccagccgGACGACCCCGATTCCTTCCAGTCGCTCGAGCTCCACCTCCACTCCGCCGCGCTCCGCCGCTCCCGCTACTTCTCCGCCCTCCTCTCCGACCGATGGCACCACCCCGACCCCGGCGGAGACGGGATCCGGCAGCTTTTCCTCAAGATCTCCCCTGCCGGCGACCTACGCTGCCCCCCATTCGACGCCTACGTCGCCGTCCTCCGCCTCCTTCACACCCTCGACTTCGCCGGCGCGATCCGCTCGGTAGCCGACGCCCTGGAGATGCTTCCGGTGGCGCTGGAGCTCCTCTTCGATGACTGTGTCCGGGCCTGTGTCCGGTTCCTCGAGGCCGTGCCGtggaccgaggaggaggaggaggggatccTCAGCGTGATCCCCTTCCTTCGCGAAGAAGAATCCCGAGATCTCCTTGCTAGGGTTTCTCCGAAGGCGGCCGCCGGAGACTGGAATTGCACGTCGGAGGGGATGCTCTGCGGCTTGATCCATTCGGCGATCCATGGCCATCCGAACGTGGCCACCGTGAAGGCCTTCGTGGCGAAGCTACTGAGAGATTACTCCTCTCGGGATTCGGTGCGGAGGGTGCTGGACCAAGCCTTCTTGTTGGGCTTGGACACGGTGAAGGAGTTGCTAGGGAAGTATGCGAGGCCGGATTTCAGGATGGCAGGGGATAACGATGAGAGGGAGGCGATTCAGAGGCTTAATCTGCACGCGACCATGGTGAATGTGAAGCACCTGCATTGGCTGGTGGAGAGGATGATCGAGCTGAGGGTGGCTGACACAGCGGTGAAAGAGTGGAGTGAGCAGACTGCGCTTGCTGCTGACTTGCAGAAGACTTTCAGGGATGATGCATGGAAGAACATAGCTCCGGGACTGCCGACGCTCGTTGCAAGGTGCACTTGCCGGCTTGCCAATTCAGTTGCTTCTGGGTCTACTTTGGCTCCTGGGCAG
- the LOC103704297 gene encoding BTB/POZ domain-containing protein At1g63850-like isoform X2 produces the protein MSLRKRKRVGSSGRLSSSDGTLTEESSPSQPSPPLHPASSLGGFNDPATADVLLLLQPDDPDSFQSLELHLHSAALRRSRYFSALLSDRWHHPDPGGDGIRQLFLKISPAGDLRCPPFDAYVAVLRLLHTLDFAGAIRSVADALEMLPVALELLFDDCVRACVRFLEAVPWTEEEEEGILSVIPFLREEESRDLLARVSPKAAAGDWNCTSEGMLCGLIHSAIHGHPNVATVKAFVAKLLRDYSSRDSVRRVLDQAFLLGLDTVKELLGKYARPDFRMAGDNDEREAIQRLNLHATMVNVKHLHWLVERMIELRVADTAVKEWSEQTALAADLQKTFRDDAWKNIAPGLPTLVARCTCRLANSVASGSTLAPGQMRDCCS, from the coding sequence ATGTCACTTCGGAAACGGAAGCGTGTTGGGAGCAGCGGACGCCTCTCCTCCTCCGACGGAACCCTAACGGAAGAGTCCTCCCCCTCCCAGCCGTCGCCCCCCCTCCACCCCGCCTCCAGCCTTGGCGGCTTCAACGACCCGGCCACCGCcgacgtcctcctcctcctccagccgGACGACCCCGATTCCTTCCAGTCGCTCGAGCTCCACCTCCACTCCGCCGCGCTCCGCCGCTCCCGCTACTTCTCCGCCCTCCTCTCCGACCGATGGCACCACCCCGACCCCGGCGGAGACGGGATCCGGCAGCTTTTCCTCAAGATCTCCCCTGCCGGCGACCTACGCTGCCCCCCATTCGACGCCTACGTCGCCGTCCTCCGCCTCCTTCACACCCTCGACTTCGCCGGCGCGATCCGCTCGGTAGCCGACGCCCTGGAGATGCTTCCGGTGGCGCTGGAGCTCCTCTTCGATGACTGTGTCCGGGCCTGTGTCCGGTTCCTCGAGGCCGTGCCGtggaccgaggaggaggaggaggggatccTCAGCGTGATCCCCTTCCTTCGCGAAGAAGAATCCCGAGATCTCCTTGCTAGGGTTTCTCCGAAGGCGGCCGCCGGAGACTGGAATTGCACGTCGGAGGGGATGCTCTGCGGCTTGATCCATTCGGCGATCCATGGCCATCCGAACGTGGCCACCGTGAAGGCCTTCGTGGCGAAGCTACTGAGAGATTACTCCTCTCGGGATTCGGTGCGGAGGGTGCTGGACCAAGCCTTCTTGTTGGGCTTGGACACGGTGAAGGAGTTGCTAGGGAAGTATGCGAGGCCGGATTTCAGGATGGCAGGGGATAACGATGAGAGGGAGGCGATTCAGAGGCTTAATCTGCACGCGACCATGGTGAATGTGAAGCACCTGCATTGGCTGGTGGAGAGGATGATCGAGCTGAGGGTGGCTGACACAGCGGTGAAAGAGTGGAGTGAGCAGACTGCGCTTGCTGCTGACTTGCAGAAGACTTTCAGGGATGATGCATGGAAGAACATAGCTCCGGGACTGCCGACGCTCGTTGCAAGGTGCACTTGCCGGCTTGCCAATTCAGTTGCTTCTGGGTCTACTTTGGCTCCTGGGCAG